The window GGGCCGGCGGCGCCCTCGCTCACCGGGCGCCCCCGCGGCCGGCGGCCGGCCGCGCCGTTAGCGGCCGCCCCGCTCGGAGCGGGCGCGGGCCTCGGCGGCCAGCGCCTTCACCGAGAAGCCAGGCGTCTGGGCGTACTCGTCGGTGGCGTCCGCCGGGTACGGCGTGGCGGCCGCCTTCATGGCCGCCAGCTTGTCGGCCGGGATGGAGGGCGCGGCGCGCTTCAGCCAGGGGTCGCCGGCGTAGTCCACCGACGGCCCGCGCAGCAGCGCCTGCTCGTGCAGCTGCTGCACGTCGCGCTCGTAGCTGGGCGGGGCGTGCTCGCCGGTGTCCATGCGGATGGCGTCCTTGGGGCAGGCCTCCACGCAGAACCCGCACACCACGCAGCGCAGCTCGTCGATGACGAACTTGACCGGGTACTTCTCCACCGGGTCGCCGGGGTACTCGCCGGCCTCGATGTAGATGCACTGGGCCGGGCAGGCGGTGGCGCACATGTAGCAGGCCACGCAGCGCGGCAGGCCGTCGCCGCGCGGCACCAGCCGGTGCAGGCCGCGGTAGCCGGGCGGGTACGGCGCCTTCTCCTCCGGGTAGAAGATGGTGACGTTGTCCGACTTCCCCAGGCCGCGCGGCCGGTCGAGGATGTCCGGGTTGGCGTCGCGGGTGAAGAAGAGGTTGCGCAGGAAGTGGGCCGTCACCGCGCCGATGCCCCGGATGATCTCCGGGAAGTACATCTGCTCGCGCAGGTCGGCCGGGCGGTTGTCGAGCTGGTAGGGCATGTCAGTGACCCCCGCCGTGGGCGTGGGCGGCGGCGGGGGCCGCCCCCTTGCCTGTGGCGCCGACCAGCACCGCCACCACCACCATGGTGAGGAGGCCCAGGCCGGCGAGGAGCTGCAGCGACGGGTCGATGAGGATGGCGGCGCCGGTCACGAAGACGTTCACCAGGGCGGCCGGCAGCAGGATCTTCCAGCACAGCTGCTGGATCTGGTCGTAGCGGAAGCGGGGCAGCAGCCAGCGGATGGTCAGCTGCAGCCACATCAGCACGATCATCTTGGCCAGGAAGATGCCGCCCCCCACCGAGGCGAAGGCCAGCGGGTGCAGGTGGGCGCGCAGCCACTCGGTGGCGCCTGCGATGGGCAGCGGGTGCCAGCCGCCCAGGAAGACCGCGGTGATGACCCCGGCGAAGATGGCGATCTCCAGGAACTCGGCCAGGAAGAACATGCCGAACTTCATGCCGGAGTACTCGAGGAAGTAGCCGACGATCTCGCTCTCGCCCTCGGGCAGGTCGAAGGGCGCGCGCTTGGTCTCGGCGAAGCCGGAGGTGAAGAAGATGAGGAAGCCGACCGGCTGGAGCAGGAGGCCCCAGGCCGGCGCGATGCCCAGGACGCCCTGCCCCTGGGCCACCACGATCTCGTCGAGCTGGAGGGACTTGTAGGCCATCATGGCGCCCACCAGGGAGAGCCCCAGCGAGACCTCGTAGCTGATCATCTGCGAGGAGGCGCGCACGCCGCCCAGCAGGGCCAGCTTGTTGTTGGAGGCCCAGCCGGCCAGCGAGGTGCCGTAGACCGACAGCGAGGAGATGGCGAAGAGGAAGAGCAGGCCGGCGTCCATCTTGGCCACCTGCAGGGCGATGGTCTGCCCCGCCCCGGCGGCCCCGGAGAAGATGGAGCCGAGGTCGATGGCGGGCCCGACCGGCACGATGGCGAAGAGGCAGAAGACCGGGGCGAAGGCCATCACGGGCGCCAGCTCGTAGAGCATGCGGGTGGCGGCCTGCGGCTCCATCTTCTCCTTGGTGAGCATCTTGAGCGCGTCGGCCGCCAGGTACGGGATGCCGCCGAGCGGGTTCCCGAAGACCTTGATCCGGTTGGCGCCGACGCGGTTCTGCAGGAGCGCCGACCACTTGCGCTCCGCCACCGTCAGCAGCGAGCCGGAGATCATGAGCACGACCATCATGAGCGTCAGCACGTTGGCCAGGCTGGCGCCGTAGTGCACCAGCGCCGGGTCCACCCGGCCGGGCTCGCCGAACCAGACGTTGAAGCCCCAGCCCAGGCCGGCGGCCGCCAGGTAGAAGAGGCCGCTCAGCGCCATCAGGGCGCCGACCAGGATCACCAACGCCAACGACATCCCGAAGAAGCGCTTCACGCGTCCCTCCCCTTCACCAGCTGGTCGGGGCGACGCCGCGCTTGGCGGGTTCGCTCCCCTCGGGTGGCAGCCGCTCCTTCTGTCCCGCGAGCCGGCCGTCCACGGTGCCCGCGGCCAGCGGCAGGTGCCCCTTGCGGCGCCCCACCGACGGCAGCGAGTCCCACTTGAAGTCCCACAGGGCCACCCCGGCCAGGCGTGGCGAGAGCGCCAGCCAGGTCTCCCGGGCGGTGCCCCACGGCACCTTGAGGCCCAGGGCCCGGCCCAGGGCGCCGGCCAGGGCCAGGTGCGGGCGGGCCTCGCCGCGCGGGTGCCAGGCGGCCTCGAAGCGCTGCGCCCGGCCCTCGAAGTTGACGAAGGTGCCGTCGCCCTCGGCGTGCGGCGAGGCCGGCAGCAGCGCGGTGGCCGCGGCGGCCAGCGGCCCCTCGTTGACCGCCTGCACCACCAGCACCGGCAGCGCGGCCAGGGCCTCGGCCCCGGCGGCGTCCGGCACCTCGGCCCCCACCACCCAGAGCGCGCCCACCCGACCGGCGCGCGCCGCCGCCACCAGGTCGGCGAAGGGGCGCACCGCCAGGCCGTAGGCCTGCGCGGCCAGCTCCAGCCCCTTGCGGTTGGGGTTCTCGTCGGCCTTCTTGAGGAAGTCGTCCTGCCACCCGTCCGGCCGCCCGCCCACGAAGACCTCGGCGGCGCCGAGCCCCTCCTTGGCCACGTGGCAGGCCGCCAGCAGGTCCTCCAGCGAGGCCACCGGCGAGAGCAGCACCGCCACCCCGCCGGCGCGCCTGGCCTCGGCCAGCGCCAGCCCGGCCGCCTTGAGCGCCTCGTCGCGCGTGGCCCGCGCCGCCGCGGCGCCGCGGCCCAGCCGGGCCGCCAGCACCCGCCCGGCGTTGAGCGCCTTGTAGGTGGTGCGGCCCTGGTCGCACATCCACTCCTGGTTGACGTCCGCGTTCTCGCGCGGGCGCAGCCGGTAGGCGGTGGTGTCCAGGTAGTCGAGCGCCACGTTGCAGCCGCGGGCGCACCCGGTGCAGAGCGAGCGGGCCGAGCTCATGAACCAGACGCGGCCGCGGAAGCGGAAGTCGGTGGCGGTGAGCGCGCCCACCGGGCAGAGGTCCACCACGTTGCCGGCGTACCGGTCGTCGAGCGGCTGCCCCGGGAAGGTGGTGATGACGCTGCGGGTGCCGCGGTTGGCCACGCCCAGCTGCGGGTTCTTGGCCACCTCGCGCATGAAGCGGACGCAGCGGGTGCAGAGGATGCAGCGCTCCTGGTCGAGCGTGACGGTGGGCCCGAGCTCGATGCGCTTCCCCTTGGTGTTCTTGGGGATGTCGAGGCGCGACGGCTGGGCGTCGAACTGCATGTAGTAGTCCTGCAGCTTGCACTCGCCGGCCTGGTCGCAGATGGAGCAGTCGACCGGGTGGTTGAGCAGCAGGAGCTCCAGGTTGGCGCGCTGCTGATCCTTGACCCTGGGGGTGTCGGTCTTGACGACCACGCCCTCGGTGAGCGGCACCTGGCAGGACGGCACCAGCTTGCCGCCCGGCGCGTTGGACATCTCCACCAGGCACTGGCGGCAGTTGGCCGCCACCGAGAGGCGCTTGTGCCAGCAGTAGTAGGGGATGTCGATGCCCATCCCCTGGGCGGCCTCGATGACGGTGGTGCCGGGCTTGACCACCACCTCGCGGCCGTCCACCACCGCCGTCACCAGGCCCGGGTTCTTGGGCGGCGGCGGCGCGGGCGGACCCGGCGGCGGGGGCGGCTTGGGGGCCGCGGCGGCGGGGGCTTCGGGCTTCTTGTCCTCGGCCATCGTGTTCCTCTCCGAGTAGGCGGGCCGCTACTGCTCGACCTCGCCGCCGATCATGTTGATGGAGTCGAAGGTGGGGACGAGGTCGGCCAGCAGCGCGCCTCGCAGCATCCAGGGCAGGGAGGCCAGCATGGGCCAGCCCGGGGCGCGCAGCCCCAGCTTGTAGGGCCGGCCGCCGCCGTCGGAGACCAGGTAGAAGCCCAGCTCGCCGTTGGCGGCCTCGGTGTAGCCGTAGGCCTCCCCGGCCGGCACCTGGATCCCCTCCATGATGAGCTTGAAGTGGGCCATGACGCCCTCGATGGAGGAGTACACCAGCGGCTTGGGCGGCAGCGCGTAGCGGAAGTCCTTGACCACGATCTCGCCCGGGGTGAGCTGGGCGAAGCACTGGCGGATCATCGAGTCCGACTGCTTCATCTCCTCGATGCGCATCAGGTAGCGGTCGAAGTTGTCGCCCTTCGAGCCCACCGGGATGTCGAAGTCGAGCCGGTCGTAGGTCAGGTAGGGGGCCGCCTTGCGGATGTCGTAGGGCTCGCCGGAGGCGCGCAGGCACGGCCCGGTGTAGCCCAGCTCGATGGCGTCCTGGCGCGACACCACCGCCACGTCCTTGGTGCGGTCCACGAAGATGCGGTTGCGGGTCAGCAGGCCGTCCAGCTCGTCGCGCAGCAGCACCACCCGGTCCAGGGTGCGGGTGGTCTTCTCGACCCAGCCGTCCGGCAGGTCGCGGGAGACGCCGCCGACGCGGGCGTAGTTGGAGGTGAGGCGGGCCCCGCACAGCTCGGTGAGCCGGTCCCACAGCAGGTCGCGCCCCTCGATGGCGTAGAGGAACGCCGTCATGGCGCCCAGCTCCATGCCCATGGCGCCGACCAGGGTGAGGTGGTCGCAGATGCGGTGGATCTCGCTGGTGATGACGCGCAGGTACTGGGCGCGCTCAGGCACCTCCAGCTTGCAGAGCTTCTCCACCGCCAGGGCGAACCCGACGTTGTTCATGATCGAGCTGACGTAGTTCAGCCGGTCGGTGTACGGGAAGCACTGGGTCCAGGTGACGTTCTCGCAGCTCTTCTCGAAGCCGCGGTGCAGGAAGCCGATGTCCAGCTTGCAGCTGGCCAGCTTCTCGCCCTCCAGCTCCACCACGGCGCGGGTGGTCCCGTGCATGGCCGGGTGCGACGGGCCCAGGTTCACCAGCATCCGCTTGGTGGGCATGGGCGCGTCGAGCGCGCTCGGCGGCGCCTTGGCTGGCGCCGCCGCCGGCTTCACGGTCCCGCTCGACTCGGTGGACATGGAACCTCGCTCGACGCCGACCAGGCGGCGCCGTCAGGAGTGGTGGTGGCTAGTCCCGGCCCGCCGGGCCCGGCCCGCGGAAGTGGTCGGGGACGTCGCGCTCCTCGGTGAGCGGCTGGCGGCCGCGCAGCGGGTAGTCCTTGCGGAGCGGGTGGCCGACGAACTCGTCGTACATGAAGAGGCGGCGCAGGTCGGGGTGCCCGGTGAAGCGGATGCCGTACATGTCGAAGCAGTAGCGCTCGAACCAGTCGGCGCCGCGCCACAGGCCGGTCACGCTGGGCACCACGGCGTCGTCCTCGGGGACCTTGACCCGCAGCCGCACCCGGTGGTTCAGCGTGGTGGAGTAGAGGTTGTAGACCACCTCGAAGCGCGGCTCCTGGCCGAGGTAGTCCACCGCGGTGACGTAGGGGGCCATGTCGAAGGCCAGGCGCGGGTCGGTCTTGAGCCAGCGGCAGACCTCCACGATCTGGTCCTTGCGGACGAAGACCACGTCGTCGCCGCCCGGGCCCGTGTAGGCGTCCGTGACGATCCTGGGGAAGCGCTCGAGGAGCGCGTCGATCACGACCTTGGCCATGCGGCTCCCTCGTCTAGCGCCGGCGGGATCCCTGCCCGACCACCGGCAGCGGCCTGCGCTCCGTGAGCTGGTGCGACTGCCCCTGGATCTTGTCCTGCAGCATCATGATGCCGTCGAGCACCTGCTCCGGTCGCGGCGGGCAGCCCGGGATGTAGACGTCCACCGGGATGATGCGGTCGATGCCCTGCAGCGTGGCGTAGTTGTCGTAGAACCCGCCGGTGGAGGCGCACACGCCGAAGGCCACCACCCACTTCGGCTCGGCGATCGACTCGTAGACGCGCTTCAGGATGGGCGCCTGCCGGCAGTTCACCGTGCCGGTGACCATGAGCAGGTCGGCCTGGCGCGGCGAGAAGCGCGGCAGCGCGGCGCCGAAGCGGTCGAGGTCGTAGCGCGAGGCGCCGACCGTCATGTACTCCATGCCGCAGCAGGCGGTGACGAACGGGTACTGGAAGAGCGAGTACTTGCGCGCCCAGCCCAGGCCCTTCGAGACCATCTGCTGGAGCACGCCGACGGCCTCGTCCCGGCGCGTGGGGATGACGGTGGGGAGGCTGTCGAGCTCGGTGGACATGGGGAGCCTCGGGGTCAGTCGTTCCAGTCCAGGACGCCCTTCTTCCAGACGTAGACCAGGCCGATGACCACGGTGAAGACGAAGATGGCCATCTCGATGTAGCCAGCCCAACCCAGCTCGGTGAAGAGGACGGCCCACGGGAACAGGAAGATCGCCTCGATGTCGAAGACGATGAAGAGGAGCGCGACCACGTAGAACTTCACGCCGAAGCGGTCCCGGGCGGAGCCGACCGGCTCCGACCCACACTCGAATGGGGCGGACTTGACCGCGCTCGGACGCCGCGGGCCGAGGGTGTTGGCCAGCGTCAGGAGGAGGAAGGCCTGCCCGACCGCGACCAGCAGGACCACACCGATGGGGAAGTAGGTCTGGAGGGGTGTGAGCATAGAGAGGGGGTGTCGGGTGGGCATTCTAAGTGCCCAGATCCGTTGAATTCGTCAAGCGAAATGCGGCTCTTGACTTCACAGTCTCGATCAGTAGACTGCCGCGGCTTCACATCCCCACAACAAACGACACGGGGTATCCCTGATGGGCTTCGAGTTTGGCGCCGTTCTGGTGTTCGCCATCGTCGCCGTTGGGTTTGCCTTTGGTGGCATCACCCTGTCGCGGGCCATCGGCCCCCGCATCTACAACGCCGAGAAGTCCACCATCTACGAGTGCGGCGAGCGCCCCATCGGGGTTGCCTGGTTCAACTTCAACCCCCGCTTCTACCTGGTGGCCCTGGTCTTCGTGATCTTCGAGGTCGACATCGCCCTCACCTTCCCGGTGGTGGCGGTCTACCGCAGCTGGACCGAGGCCAGCCCGATGCTGGGATGGGTCGCCTTCGTCGAGCTGATCCTCTTCGTCTCCATCCTGGTGGTCGGCCTGATCTGGACCTGGGGCCACGGCGACCTCGAGTGGGTCAAGGGCCTGTCCGCCGACGCCACCAAGACCACCCGCGAGGCCGGCGTGCCGGCCCGCAAGGCCGCCTAGGGCCGGGGAGGAGCAGACCGATGCGCGAGAAGCTCGACTCCGGCGTGGGTGGCGACGTCACCCTCTTCCACACCAGCCAGCTCGACCAGCTCATCAACATGGCCCGGGAGAACTCGCTCTGGTACCTGCTGTTCGGCCTGGCCTGCTGCGGCATCGAGCTGATCCAGACCGGCGGCCCGCGCGCCGACCTGATGCGCTTCGGCGCCATCCCGCGCGCCTCCCCCCGCCAGGCCGACTTCATGATCGTGGCCGGCACGCTCACCTACAAGATGGCCGAGCGGGCCAAGCTCCTGCACGACCAGATGTCCGAGCCCAAGTACGTCATCTCGATGGGCTCCTGCGCCAACTGCGGCGGGCTCTTCCAGCTGGCCTACTCGGTCTGCAAGGGCGTCGACAAGGTGGTGCCGGTGGACGTCTACGTGCCCGGCTGCCCGCCGCGGCCCGAGGCCCTCACCGAGGGGCTGATCCGGCTGCAGGAGCTGGTGCGCAACGAGCGGTGGGCCGACAAGCGGCGGGCGCCCGCGGCGGCTGGAGCGGTCTGACGAGTCGTTCGAGGCTGGAGCAGAGGCAGCGAAGCGCGACCTGAGAGGTCGTGGGACGGGGCGAGCGCTCGCGGGAACGCGAGTAGCTCGCCCCTGTCGCAAGAGGGAGCGAAATGACGACCAGCGAGATCCACGATCTGCTCAAGGCCCGCTTCGGCGAGGCGGTGGGCGCGCCGCCCGAGGTGAAGGGCGACACCTGGCTGCCGGTGAAGGGCGAGCGGCTCGTGGAGGTCTGCGCCTTCCTCAAGGAGACCGCCGGGCTGGACTTCGACTTCCTCGAGGATCTGACCGCGGTCGACTGGCCCAAGCGGAACGTCATCGAGGTGGTGATCCACCTCATGTCCTACCAGCTGAAGCACACCATCAAGCTCAAGGTGGAGGCCGACCGGGCCGCGCCGGTGGTGCCCTCGCTCTACCCCGTCTGGAAGGGCGCCGACTGGTTCGAGCGCGAGGTCTACGACCTCTTCGGCGTGACCTTCACCGGCCACCCCGACCTGCGCCGCATCATGCTGCCCGACGACTGGGTCGGCCACCCGCTGCGCAAGGACTACCAGGAGGCCGGCGGCTGGCACGGCATCTCCAACGAGCGCGAGAACCCGCTGGTGGAGCTGAAGCGGCTCGACGACGCGGCCCGCGCCGAGCTGGCCAGGAACGCCCCGCCGCCCCCGCCGGCGCCGCCCGCCCCCCCGGCCGCGCCCGCCCCCACCAGCAAGGCCTGATCGGAGGAACCATGGAAAAGCTCATCCTCCGCCGCGTCGACCGGAACAACGAGGAGATGATCCTCAACTTCGGTCCCCAGCACCCGTCCACCCACGGCGTCATCAACTTCATCGTCGAGACCGACGGCGAGGTGCTGCGCAAGGCCGTGCCGGACGTGGGCTACCTGCACCGCTCCATCGAGAAGATCGGCGAGGTCACCGGCTGGCACGGGTTCATGCCCTTCACCGACCGCATCGACTACGTGGCGGCCATGTTCCCCAACGAGGGGTACGCCACGGCGGTGGAGCGGCTCACCGGCATCGAGGTGCCGCGCCGCGCCCAGTACCTGCGCGCCATCTCCTGCGAGCTGTGCCGCATCGCCAGCCACCTGGTGTCGCTGGGCACCATGGCCATGGACATCGGCGCCTTCACCCCGATGCTGCACGGCATCCGCGAGCGCGAGACCATCAACGACCTCATCGAGGCGCTGTGCGGCGCGCGGCTCACCTACAACTACCACCGCATCGGCGGGGTGGCCTTCGACCTGCCGGAGGGCTGGAAGGAGAAGACCATCGCCTTCCTGGACCACTTCGATCGCTTCCTGGTGGAGTTCGACCGGCTCATCTCCTTCAACGAGATCTACATCCGGCGCCTCGCCAACGTGGCCATCATCACCGGCAAGGACGCCACCGAGTACGGCCTGTCCGGCCCCAACCTGCGCGGCTCGGGGGTGGACTGGGACCTGCGCCGCGACCTGCCCTACGGGGCCTACGAGGACTTCGAGTTCGCCGTCCCGGTGGGCGTGGGCTTCAAGGGCACGGTGGGCGACTGCTACGACCGGTACTACTGCCGCTGCCTGGAGATGGGCGAGTCGAGCAAGATCGTCCGCCAGGCGCTGCTGCAGCTGCCCGAGGGCGAGATCATGGCGCCCAAGGTCTCGCGCAACCTCAAGGTGGAGGCCGGCGAGACCCTCTCCCGCGTCGAGTCGGCGCGCGGCGAGATGGCCTTCTACGTGGTGGCCGACGGCACCAACAAGGCCTACCGCGTCCGCACCCGCACCGGCTCCTTCACCGCCATGGGGATCATCGAGACCGCCAGCCGCGGCCTGATGATCGCGGACCTGGTGGCCCTCATCGCCTCCCTGGACGTCGTCGCCCCGGAGATCGACCGCTAGCCATGCCGCGCACGCCAAAGCTCCCCAAGCTGTCGCCCCGCGCCGTCGTCATCCTCACCCTGGCCGTCGGCCTGGGCCTGCCCGCCGTGCTCTTCGCCGCGGTGCTGGTCCTCTCGCCGGTCACCAAGCCGCTCATGGTGGACTGGTTCGTCGGCTCGGTGCTGGGCCACGACCCGGCCACCTGGCCCTACACCAAGCTGATCTACGGCCTGGTGGTGGGGCTGCTGGCCTTCGTGCTCATCAACTTCGGAGCCATCATCTCCGGCATGACGGTCTGGTGGGAGATGCGCGTCTCCTCCCGCATGCAGAGCCGCGTCGGATACAACCGCGCCGGCGCCGGCGGCTTCTTCCAGTGGGTGGCCGACGCGGTCAAGCTCCTCTTCAAGGAGGACCTGATCCCGGCCGAGGCCGACTCGATGCTGTTCCGGGCCGCCCCCTACTTCGTCATGACCGGGTTCGCGCTCACCTTCGTGGCGCTGCCCTTCGGCGAGAGCCTCATCGCCGCCGACCTGAACGTGGGCATCTTCTACCTGACCGCCGTCACCGCCCTGGTGGTGGTGGGCATCCTGCTGGCGGGCTGGTCCTCCAACTCCAAGTGGGCGCTCTTCGGCGGCATGCGCTCCGCCGCCCAGGTGGTCTCCTACGAGATCCCGGCCGGCATCGCCCTGATGGTCCCGGTGCTGATGTCCGGCACGCTGTCCATGCAGGGGATCATCCAGGCCCAGGGCGCCTGGCCCTGGCAGTGGCACGCCTTCACCAACCCGGCCTGCTCGGTGGCCTTCGTCATCTACTTCATCTCGCAGCTGGCCGAGGGCAACCGCACGCCCTTCGACCTGCCCGAGGCCGAGTCCGAGCTGGTGGCCGGCTACCTCTCCGAGTACTCGGGCTTCCGCTTCGCCCTCTACTTCCTGGTGGAGTTCGGCAACCTGTGGGTCATGGCCGCGGTGGCCGCCACCCTCTTCCTCGGCGGGTGGCAGATCCCCGGCGTCGGCCCGGAGGACTACGCCGCCGCCAAGGGCAGCGGCGCCTTCCCGGCCCTGGCCTGGTGGGGCCTGCAGATCGTCTCGATGGTGGTGATGGCCACCAAGACCATCCTGGTGCTCAACGTCATCGTCTGGGTGCGCTGGACGCTGCCGCGCATGCGCATCGACCAGATGATGAACCTCTGCTGGAAGTACCTGGTGCCCTGGGCCTTCGTCACCTTCGTCTTCTCGCTGCTGTGGCAGCTGGTGGTGGCGCGCGCCCCGGTGCTCTCCACCGCCACCGGGGTGGTGCTCACCCTCGCCTTCCTGGCCACCCTGGTGCTCTTCGGGCGCCAGGTGAAGGCCAACCTCACCGCGGCCGGCGATCACGTCGACCTCACCAACTGGTGAACGGAGCCGCCATGTCCGCACCTCAGACCTACAACGGCTCCTTCCGCGACACGGTCAGGTCCATCTGGCACGGCCTGTCCATCACCTTCTCCTACCTGCTGCGCCGGCCCACCACGGTGCAGTACCCCGACCGCACGCCGCTGCCGGTGCGCGAGACGCTGCCGCCCCGCTACCGCGGGTTCCTCGAGGTGGACGTCGCCATCTGCACCGGCTGCCAGGCCTGCGAGCGGGCCTGCCCCATCGCCTGCATGCAGATCACCCTGGAGAAGGACCCGGCCAACCCCAAGCAGCGGGTGGTCACGCAGTTCGACATCGACGAGGCCAAGTGCATGTTCTGCGGCCTGTGCGTCGAGCCCTGCCCCACCGGCGCCATCCAGCACACCCGTGAGTTCGAGGGGTCGATGGCGGACATCCGCAACCTGACCATCCGCTGGGCCGACCCGCTGGCGCCGTTCCCGGTCTACAAGGTGGACAAGGCCGCCGAGTACTTCCCGCGGGCGGAGCTCGGCTCGCTGGTGCGGGCCAAGTTCAGCGCGCACCGCTGGAACGCCAACGGCCCGGACTACCTGCCGCCGCCCACGCCGGAGGAGCTGGCCGCCGCCGCCGCCGCCGAGGCCGCCGCCGCCGCTGCGGCCGCCGCGGCCAAGGCCGCCGCCAAGCCGGCCGCCAAGCCGGCGGCCCCCAAGGCCGCGGCCGAGCCCGCCGCCGCGGCGCCCGCGCCCAGCGCCGCCGCCGCTCCCGCCCCCGCCCCCGCCGCCCCGGCCCCGGCCGGCGCCGCCGCGGCCCCGGCCTCCCCACCTCCCCCCCCGACCAAGCCGGAGGGCACGCCATGAGCAGCCCCGTGAAGCGCAACCTCGTCCGCTGGGCCGCCGGCGCCGCCGCCACCATCGTCTTCGTGGTGGCCATGACCCTGCTGGCCATCAAGCCCGCCGAGCAGGCGGTGGCGGCCCGCGCCGCGACGCCGCTCACGCTGCCGGACATCCTCTTCTACCTGCTGGCCGCCCTCACGGTGGCCGGCGC is drawn from Anaeromyxobacter sp. and contains these coding sequences:
- a CDS encoding NADH-quinone oxidoreductase subunit H; the encoded protein is MPRTPKLPKLSPRAVVILTLAVGLGLPAVLFAAVLVLSPVTKPLMVDWFVGSVLGHDPATWPYTKLIYGLVVGLLAFVLINFGAIISGMTVWWEMRVSSRMQSRVGYNRAGAGGFFQWVADAVKLLFKEDLIPAEADSMLFRAAPYFVMTGFALTFVALPFGESLIAADLNVGIFYLTAVTALVVVGILLAGWSSNSKWALFGGMRSAAQVVSYEIPAGIALMVPVLMSGTLSMQGIIQAQGAWPWQWHAFTNPACSVAFVIYFISQLAEGNRTPFDLPEAESELVAGYLSEYSGFRFALYFLVEFGNLWVMAAVAATLFLGGWQIPGVGPEDYAAAKGSGAFPALAWWGLQIVSMVVMATKTILVLNVIVWVRWTLPRMRIDQMMNLCWKYLVPWAFVTFVFSLLWQLVVARAPVLSTATGVVLTLAFLATLVLFGRQVKANLTAAGDHVDLTNW
- a CDS encoding NADH-quinone oxidoreductase subunit I, with amino-acid sequence MSAPQTYNGSFRDTVRSIWHGLSITFSYLLRRPTTVQYPDRTPLPVRETLPPRYRGFLEVDVAICTGCQACERACPIACMQITLEKDPANPKQRVVTQFDIDEAKCMFCGLCVEPCPTGAIQHTREFEGSMADIRNLTIRWADPLAPFPVYKVDKAAEYFPRAELGSLVRAKFSAHRWNANGPDYLPPPTPEELAAAAAAEAAAAAAAAAAKAAAKPAAKPAAPKAAAEPAAAAPAPSAAAAPAPAPAAPAPAGAAAAPASPPPPPTKPEGTP